The Hymenobacter sp. DG25A nucleotide sequence GTCCTTGCTTACATCGGTACAGATAAAAGTGGTGGCGCCCACCGTCAGATAATTCTCTACGAATTCCCGCAGCGTCCGCTCGCTCTGCTCGGCCCAGGCGTTAATGGAAATGTAGTTGTCGCGGAAGTCGGCTCCTATAATGATGCTATCCGCCCCGAAGGTGCGCAGCCAGCCGCTCACCGTTTCCGGTTCCCGTACGGCAATGCTGCCGGCGGTTATCTGCCGGGCCCCTGCATCGAAAGCCTGCCGCACGGCCTCCTCGCTCTGCAGTCCGCCCCCAAAGTCAATCACCAGGTTGGTGTGGCGGGCAATGCGTTCCAGCACCGGCAGGTTTACGGGCTGCTTGGCGCGGGCACCATCCAGGTCTACCAGGTGCAGGCGCTTTACGCCGTGCTGCTCAAAGCGCTGGGCTACGGCTACGGGGTCGGCATCATAGGTGGTTTGCTGCGCGAAGTCTCCCTCCGTCAGGCGCACGCACTGGCCGTTTATGAGGTCAATAGCTGGAATGATTTCCATAGAAGTTGTCAAAGGCAATAAGCTGGCCGGGCTCCATTTCCCGTCTTCCGGGCAGCGGTGCCACAGAGGCTGTTAGAGTTTCAGAAAGTTCTCCAGAATGCGGGTGCCCACCGAACCACTCTTTTCCGTGTGGAATTGCACCGCGTAGAAGTTGCGGTGCTGCACAGCGGCACTGAACGCAGCGGTGGGGTATTCCGTCTGGGCAATGGTGTAGTCGCCTACGGGTGCATAGTAGCTATGCACGAAGTAAACATGGTCTTCCTGCTGCAGGCCATCAAACAGCGGACTGCGGAGGGCTTGCAGCGTGTTCCAACCCATGTGGGGCACCTTGTAGTCCGGCGAACCTTCAAAGCGCACTACATCGAAAGGAAGAATGCCGAGCATGTCGGTACCGCCGCCTTCTTGGGTATGGCGCCCCAGCAGCTGCATGCCCAGGCAAATCCCCAGGAAAGGCTGCGTCAGGGTGGGCAGGAATTCATCCAGACCCTGGGCCCGCAGCTCCCGCATAGCCGAGGCCGCTTCGCCCTCACCGGGGAACAATACTTTATCTGCTCCTCGGATTACCTCATGGTCAGCGGTCAGCATAGCTTGTACCCCCAGGCGCTCCAGCGCAAACAACACCGACTGCACATTGCCGCCTTTGTAATCAATTACCGCTATTTCCATTTGTTAAAATACAGGGTAAAGCACTCAAAAACCAGTCGATAAACATTTGGGTAATATCAAGGACAATGTGCTTTTCGCCTTTAATCATTGATGACAATGAAATCAATTTAAGAAGTTGAAAGACAGCTACATATCTACATTACCCAAATGTTTATACAAATGAATAACCTATAAAATACCCTTCGTGCTGGGGATTTCCATACGGCCGGCATCACGCACCAGCGCCATCTTAATAGACTTAGCCACGGCTTTGAAAATGGCTTCAATCTTATGGTGCTCGTTTTGTCCTTCGGCTTTTATGTTGAGGTTGCAGCGGGCCGCATCAGAGAAGCTCTTGAAGAAATGGTAAAACATTTCCGTTGGCATATCCCCTATTTTCTCCCGCTTAAACTCGGCGTCCCATACTATCCAAGGACGGCCGGAGAAATCAATAGCCGCTTGCGCCAGTACATCATCCATAGGTAATAGAAAACCATAACGAGCCAGACCACGCTTATCCCCCAGGGCCTGGGTGAAGGCTTCGCCCAGGGCAATGGCGGTGTCTTCTATGGTGTGGTGCTCATCAATGTGAAGGTCGCCCTGCACCGTGATTTTCATATCCACGCCGGAGTGTTTGCTGAGCTGATCCAGCATGTGGTCGAAGAAACCCAGGCCGGTGTGCATCTCTGGTCGGCCGCTACCATCCAGATTCAGCTCGATGCTGATTTTGGTTTCGTTGGTATCACGCTGCACCACGGCGGTGCGGG carries:
- the hisA gene encoding 1-(5-phosphoribosyl)-5-[(5-phosphoribosylamino)methylideneamino]imidazole-4-carboxamide isomerase, which encodes MEIIPAIDLINGQCVRLTEGDFAQQTTYDADPVAVAQRFEQHGVKRLHLVDLDGARAKQPVNLPVLERIARHTNLVIDFGGGLQSEEAVRQAFDAGARQITAGSIAVREPETVSGWLRTFGADSIIIGADFRDNYISINAWAEQSERTLREFVENYLTVGATTFICTDVSKDGKLLGPSLGTYQLLREQVPAARLVASGGVTTIADVEALAAVGMHGAIIGKAIYEGTITLQELQPWL
- the hisH gene encoding imidazole glycerol phosphate synthase subunit HisH, with the protein product MEIAVIDYKGGNVQSVLFALERLGVQAMLTADHEVIRGADKVLFPGEGEAASAMRELRAQGLDEFLPTLTQPFLGICLGMQLLGRHTQEGGGTDMLGILPFDVVRFEGSPDYKVPHMGWNTLQALRSPLFDGLQQEDHVYFVHSYYAPVGDYTIAQTEYPTAAFSAAVQHRNFYAVQFHTEKSGSVGTRILENFLKL
- the hisB gene encoding bifunctional histidinol-phosphatase/imidazoleglycerol-phosphate dehydratase HisB, yielding MKKVLFIDRDGTILIEPPTDFQVDSLSREKFQFVPGAITGLARIARELDYELVLVSNQDGLGTDSFPEHTFWPAHQMMLDILRSEGVEFAREHIDRSFPHENLPTRKPGIGMLEEYMGDASQYDLPHSFVIGDRLTDVELAENLGCQSILMRPEGEGDERAALTTTSWEKIYQFLRLPARTAVVQRDTNETKISIELNLDGSGRPEMHTGLGFFDHMLDQLSKHSGVDMKITVQGDLHIDEHHTIEDTAIALGEAFTQALGDKRGLARYGFLLPMDDVLAQAAIDFSGRPWIVWDAEFKREKIGDMPTEMFYHFFKSFSDAARCNLNIKAEGQNEHHKIEAIFKAVAKSIKMALVRDAGRMEIPSTKGIL